The window TTCAGTGACGATGGGGGCCGCTGATAGGCTAATAAACACTTGGTCTGATGATCTCTTTTGTGGTCTCATACATATTTTGGGCAGAGTAGGACATTACAGCATTTTGTCAGAAGTGGTAATAAACTGTTGTAGTAATAAAACAGACAGCGGAAACATGATGCCATAATTTCTTCTCTGCTATGACCTTCCAATCCATTCGCTGCCAAATACTCCTAGACATTGTTTTCATACTTGCATTGTCTACTCTATAATGATGCTTTTCTAATCATTGCAGTCTACAACTTTAAATACTCAACAAAATATATGTCATTTATTTGCCACAATACATTGAGGCAAATTCGTTGATTTTGAAAATCGAAGAAAATAAGACTCAGACTCGGGTTGATACCTTGGTTCCCCACAATGAGGCAGCCTAACCCTCTTCTACAAGTCACTCTGACAggacgtaagtttccttctgtccaAAGTAACTTACATTCTTCCACCACGCAGCATGAGTCAGTGTCTACGATCATGTGGTGGCACAAGGGTCAAAGCACTCACTTCAGTTAAAGCAGCAAAACTACCATGTACATGTAATGCATTAGTACCAGCAACAAAAAGTATGTAACTTTACgagtacaaatgataataatGCAATTCCCCCTCATGTTTTACTATTTctaatactattattattaatggttctaaaaaaatgaaacactttttaTAAACTAAATATGTAACTTCTGAGTAACTCGGGCTGTTGTGAACTTTAGTAGAGTCAGTACCATAAAGTGTAAGTAAACTACAAGTACCTTAAAATGAACTACATCACCAACTGGAGCTGTCGGTTAAAGTATAACGGTATAAAGGGCTGTTGGGTTGCATTTTATCTGCACTGTGCACCTCCACGTAACAATCCTGTCGTAGAACCCGAGCATCGGACGAGGAACAACGAGGCGGAGCAGTCGTTGACACAAGGATCGTCTTGTAATCTCTCTGCTAATCAGGCCAGCAGCAACCTCTCATCTACATCCACACAGCACAACAGTGATTACAGCAAGCTGGCTCTTGTTCAAAGACACTTGTgtgtccgtcccccccccccctgcccaccaGGGGTCTGAGGTGCAGTTTGAATGGAGCAGACATGCGTCTTGCTCCCTGGGGGTCGTTGTTCCTGGAGGTCACACAAGTGCTAATGTTCAAATGTGAGATAAGATTTGCATTTGTAAAGTGTCTTTGCGGGAGTTTGAATAGCTGCAATTACAACGAGGGGGGATTCAATTCTAGACTTGTAGGCTGGAACAATCACGACGGCAGACGTTATCTTACAGCACATTAGCGAGGGTCGGCTCGGTTGTTTGTGATCTTGCGGTGTCTAGATATCTCAAGAAAGAGCCACAGGTTTATTTTAGCTGTCGTTGGACTCTGACCCTCCTCGTTGGAGGCCGGCACCGTCATCAGTCGGAGGATAAGGCTGCTTACAAGAATGAGAGGTTGTGCAATCCCAGTTTTTTTATGACTTGTGTGGTTTTCCAAAATACAAAtagattttgaaaagaatgaaGAAAGAGTGCATTCGATCTCTTTGAGGAAAGCACCTTTTCTCTCACATTAGAATGTCCTTCACATTCCTCGCAGACATATCTCCTCTTTAGTGGCGACATCGATAAGGTCACGGCAAGCATTGACAAGTACTCGATTAGGAACAACAGTCGGGATCTGgatggagaagaaaacaaagccaGAACATGTTCTGACACGGCAGAATGACTGGTTGTCTTCTGCAAAAATCCCCCTGAAGTTTCTGTCCATAGACGTCCCTGCATGTGTGTTACGTAATAATCATACTCAGTGACTATAATCATAGAGATATACATATTCTATGAAAGATTTCCaataaaaatgcatattttCTAAATTcttcttaatttattttcttgtcAATTTTTAAGAAATGACAAATTACATTACAGTCTCCAAGTTCacaacacacaataaaaacttAGTATTTACATATTTGCCAAGTGCAGAGGTTTACTTTGCAACTAGTAATAAATATTAGTTTAATTCTGTTCACAGGGAAATTTGAATCTTTGAATGCTTTAAACAGACCAAACAAGGCCAGCATCTTGATAAATATGGAGCAAACCTAGTTGCCTTTGACAAAGGATTGATAGAGGGACATGAGCTGGGCCCGGAGGTCCTGGGCGTAGGGGTCCAGCTTTTCCCTCAGGTCCTCAGCATAGGGGGCCACCATCTGCTTCACCACATTAGCTCTTTGACTCAGCTCAACCTGGACCTTCTCAGTCATGGGGGCCACACTGTCCTGGAAGTCCTGCAGGTGCTGGTCCACCTTCAGCTTCAGGTCATCGGTGTAAGGCCCCAGCTGAGCCTGCAGATCCTTCACACTCTGCTCCAGGTTGGTCTTCAGCTCCTCACTCTTCTGCATCAGGGTGATCTTCAGGGCCTCGGAGTCCACGGACTCTGCGTAGGGGGCAAGCTCCTGTTTTAGCTGCTCCACTCTCTGCTGGATCTGGGTCTTCATGTCCTCGGTGTAGGGCTCCAGCTTTTCCCTGACGGTGCTCAGCTCCTGGGTGAGCACATTCCTCAGCACGTCCGCCTCGGCTGTGATCTTGGTCATCAGGTCTTGTGCTGCAGGGGGAAGCTGCTCCTGCAGGGTGTACGCGTATTTGCTGGCTATGTCGGTACTGTCTGCCAGGCGGGCactggaagacacacacagtgatggtTAGACCATCAGAAGTTTGTGTAACAGCATAATGGCGTATCCATCTCAATCACCATGTGGCTTATTTCACTGCCGGTCTTCATGGTCATGTGTGCCGTGTAACTTACTTGACTTCCTGTCCAAACTGGGACTTCCTGATCATCTGCACGGTGTCATCAGCGGTTTGGGTAGCCTTGGCAATGtaatcccagaatgcatctgtGAGCACTTCCAGCTGCGGCTTAGGTGCGTCAGCGTAGAAGAGGTTAGCATGGCAACCTGCAACATGGACACAAGCACAGCTTGAGGACTGTACTGACTTTAAACCATTCAGTTCAGTTGGGCTGCTCTCAGTTGAAGTAATGCCATAAATACTTTTGAAGATACAGAAAAGAGTAAGAAAAAAACTCTCTCACCACTTACCAGACAGCACTGCAACAGCTAGAACAATAAACACCTTCATGACTGCGGCTgtctgaaagacaaaaaaggtcaacCATTTAACTTTCAAGGAGcgtcaaaaatgtgtttgttggcCGATTTAACTGAAATTTAGTTTGCAAGTGTGTGATTCTCACCTGTTCTGGGCTTGCTTGTCTCTCAGAGTTAAGCGTGCTTGTGGGCGCCTCACACCAGCacttgcatgtatatatatactgacgCCACGCAAAAATTGTAGTCATGAGCCCAAAGTCCAGGAGTCCCTTTCATGTTGTCACAAAGGCTCTCTTCCGGTTTCTTGGGCTTCTCAGGGCTGCTATCACATGACCCCTGCAGCTACAACGCAGACCCACTGACACAACCTTTACAGCTGCAATCGGCATGTGGCTCTTGTTAATGTTTTAACAATTAAACCTTTTTACGCCACAAGCATTTTTTACGCTGGTTATCCTGTGACCCCCCTCTCCAAAGCCTTTAGTAAATAGCAATTAACTGCTTGTTTAGTCCAGTGTAAACAGCCTGCAAATATCTGCAGATAAAGTTGGCATGCTTACAATAACGGACTTAACCAGTTAAACAACGTGTTGGTAATGGAACAGGGTAATAacacttttttagtttttttacacagaatgaCACATAGTGTCACTTTAAGCATTCAGTACACAGTAACATTGGTTAAAAAACcatgtagactgatgtagacaaTGCATGACGCAATAAAAGACTTAAACCTGAAACCTTGGAAACACAGTACTCATGATAGTGAAAAAGAAACTGTTTGCAGATTAAGAGTCTTCTGTTGGAGCTTGATGTATTATTGAAACGGTTaaaaattgaaaatatattgtaaattAAACATTATTCCAAGATGGCTATCCCCTATGCAAGCCTAGTAGTCACgtcattttaaatcattatttactttatttactcTGACATGATTCTGATTGTAATCCAATTTTGTAAATGTCAGTACCCAAGTTAAACTTTACCGCACCATCAGTCAGACTGATTATGGTAACCCACATTTGGAGGTCACAGTACTATGCATTTAGCAGTCTACATACATGCAAAGCCAGGGCAGAGGAGTATACGGAATACTTTAATAAAATCTTAGTTTTCCATAGAATAGTAAATGACAATAAAACACTGCTCTTCATAAGAGGTTTCAAATGGACCATGGTGGCGTGGACCATGATTGAATGGACCATGGTGGCGTGGACCATGATTGAATGGACCATGGTGGCGTGGACCATGATTGAATGGACCATGGTGGCGTGGACCATGATTGAGTGGATCATGGTGGTGTGGACCTTGATTGAATGGACCATGGTGGCGTGGACCATGATTGAGTGGATCATGGTGGCGTGGACCATGATTGAGTGGACCATGGTGGCGTGGCGTGAATCtgcagcttttttgtccttcagAAGCAGAAAATGTTTGAGTCCGGGAACCTTTGGCCAAAATGACACATACTAGAACCATGAGCTCCTGTGACGTAAGACCGTGCATGTCAGACTAATAGAAGCAATAAAACATCCACTGTCTATCTAATCAGAGCTGGACATCAAAGACGTGGCGGAGAGAAGCTCTGTCAGTCTTGGCAGCCAGTTATCTCTGCTAAGTGATTACAGACAGACCAATACCAACACACAGGCTTACGAGGGCAAAGGTCATTCGTAAGTAAAATAAGAATTTTTGTTAGACTCTTCCACTGAAGAATGAAACTATTTAGGTGTTAAAGATAATGTaccccaaataaaaaataagatcatGCAAGTGGTCATTTATATTATCAACCTGTAGAAAGCTGCTCATTGTGTTGTGCGTTGATGTAACAGTTCGGGCTGATGTATGTGTGCTGCATGGATTTTTTCTGGCACACAGTTTCAGTGAGGATAGGAGGGTGAGTCAAGGTGACAGCAAGACACTAGCACCTGGACTTTGTGATCACTACAGTCTGGCTTGCTATATAAGCTGCAGATGCTCACCAGTTGAGTACAAGCGCTGCCAAGTTGACTCGCAGATACACTCGCAAACTCAGGTAAGCGGGGGCAGGATCGACGCGGAGTAGCAgctgaccttttttattcagaaGAACTTTCAGGTGATCACACTGAGCTAACCAACTGTGTTTCTCCTTGTTAAAAGGTCTAAGAGCCATGAAGGTCCTTGCTGTGCTCGTCCTAGCCGTTTTCACTGGTGAGTACTttaacaaaatgttcttttttggaGCATGAAAAACAATTTACTGGTGTGATggagtttttttaaaaaggtgccat is drawn from Pungitius pungitius chromosome 11, fPunPun2.1, whole genome shotgun sequence and contains these coding sequences:
- the LOC119198175 gene encoding apolipoprotein A-IV-like, which produces MKVFIVLAVAVLSGCHANLFYADAPKPQLEVLTDAFWDYIAKATQTADDTVQMIRKSQFGQEVNARLADSTDIASKYAYTLQEQLPPAAQDLMTKITAEADVLRNVLTQELSTVREKLEPYTEDMKTQIQQRVEQLKQELAPYAESVDSEALKITLMQKSEELKTNLEQSVKDLQAQLGPYTDDLKLKVDQHLQDFQDSVAPMTEKVQVELSQRANVVKQMVAPYAEDLREKLDPYAQDLRAQLMSLYQSFVKGN